A genomic stretch from Thermomonospora umbrina includes:
- the ruvX gene encoding Holliday junction resolvase RuvX, which produces MRPGARLGVDVGSVRIGVARSDPGGVLATPVETVRRGKGDLDRLAELVTEYEAVEVIVGLPTSLSGRSGPAAAEARRFAEALAARLTDRLPADGVRLYDERLTTVTAETGLRQSGVRGRARRQVVDQAAAVVLLQAALDGERQTGRPPGETVRGRS; this is translated from the coding sequence GTGAGGCCCGGGGCCCGCCTCGGCGTCGATGTGGGCAGCGTCCGCATCGGCGTCGCGCGCAGCGACCCCGGCGGCGTGCTGGCCACCCCCGTGGAGACCGTTCGGCGCGGCAAGGGCGACCTGGACCGCCTCGCCGAGCTGGTCACCGAGTACGAGGCCGTCGAGGTGATCGTCGGCCTGCCCACCTCCCTGTCGGGCCGCTCCGGCCCCGCCGCCGCCGAGGCGCGGCGGTTCGCCGAGGCGCTGGCCGCCCGGCTGACGGACCGGCTGCCCGCCGACGGCGTCCGGCTGTACGATGAGCGGCTCACCACCGTCACGGCGGAGACCGGTCTGCGGCAGTCCGGGGTGCGCGGCCGCGCACGGCGGCAGGTGGTCGACCAGGCCGCCGCCGTGGTGTTGTTGCAGGCGGCGCTCGATGGGGAACGCCAGACGGGACGCCCGCCCGGCGAGACCGTCCGAGGACGCTCATGA